One window of the Bacteroidales bacterium genome contains the following:
- a CDS encoding YetF domain-containing protein, with product MFNNTYLNIIISSSAVYLFITIAIRILGKKELAQLSVVDLIFILLISNAVQNAMVGSDSSLLGGLVAATTLFLLNYLFKYLLFRSKYFTGLIEGEPVILVSNGKVHDKNLRKEKISVNELLEVVREHGVMHISDVNLAILEVDGNISVLSNDYKHRTVSSVTSRRKHTKRGSSLFY from the coding sequence ATGTTCAACAATACTTATTTAAACATAATCATCAGTTCCTCTGCGGTGTACTTGTTTATTACAATTGCCATAAGAATTTTAGGAAAAAAAGAATTAGCTCAACTTTCTGTTGTTGACCTTATTTTTATTTTATTAATAAGCAATGCAGTTCAAAATGCAATGGTAGGTTCCGATTCTTCATTACTTGGTGGATTGGTGGCTGCAACAACTCTGTTCCTTCTCAACTATTTGTTCAAGTATTTATTATTCCGCTCAAAATATTTTACCGGATTAATAGAAGGCGAACCGGTAATACTTGTTTCTAACGGAAAAGTCCATGATAAGAATTTAAGAAAAGAAAAAATATCGGTAAATGAATTACTTGAAGTGGTTCGCGAACACGGTGTGATGCACATCAGCGATGTTAATCTTGCCATTCTGGAAGTTGACGGAAATATAAGTGTTTTATCAAATGACTACAAACACCGAACTGTCAGCAGTGTGACATCAAGAAGAAAACATACCAAGAGAGGTTCTTCTTTATTTTATTAA
- the mutL gene encoding DNA mismatch repair endonuclease MutL: MSDIIHLLPDSVANQIAAGEVIQRPSSAVKELLENAIDAGATEIKVIIKDAGKTLIQVIDNGCGMSGTDARMCFERHATSKIKTADDIFEVRTMGFRGEALPSIAAISQVELKTKRIDDDLGTFIIIEGSEVMKQENCSCNNGTSIAIKNLFYNTPARRKFLKNDTIELSHIIEEFQRVALINYNISFTLHSNNKEIFHLEKNNFKQRIVSIFGSGCNNRILPLEEETSIAKIYGFIGKPEFAKAKRGEQYFFVNNRFVKHPYLHHAVQKSFLDLISTDKFPSYFLNIVVNPKIIDVNIHPTKTEIKFEDEKIMYSLMLSAVKQVIGKFHLAPMLDFQAENISAIPHIPANTPIVNPGININTGYNPFITEKKTAQKNEEINAEKSFYQEKQNLKNWEKLYRVATETKEKTETKEKTETAQQSISTGNNFNIPEVTDKNIFQLHNKYILAHVKSGLMVIDQQAAHERILYEKFLNSFKNHATNSQQLLFPKTIELSSADFEIVSILKEDLQNLGFEIGDFGKNSLIVYGVPVEVLNDDIEKLFEEIIGQYKINSSVYAEKYENLAASLARKASVKYGKSLSQDEMLGLIEQLFSCEISGYSPSGKITATIINIEEIDNKFIKK; this comes from the coding sequence TTGTCCGATATTATTCATTTATTGCCCGATTCTGTTGCCAACCAGATTGCCGCAGGTGAAGTTATTCAACGTCCATCTTCTGCTGTTAAGGAGTTGCTTGAAAACGCTATTGATGCGGGCGCAACCGAAATAAAAGTAATTATTAAAGACGCAGGCAAAACATTAATACAGGTGATTGACAATGGTTGCGGAATGTCCGGAACTGATGCGAGGATGTGTTTTGAACGACATGCAACTTCAAAAATAAAAACGGCAGATGACATATTCGAAGTTCGCACAATGGGTTTCAGAGGAGAAGCACTTCCTTCAATTGCTGCAATTTCTCAAGTCGAATTGAAAACAAAAAGAATTGATGATGATTTGGGAACCTTTATTATTATTGAGGGTTCTGAAGTTATGAAACAGGAAAATTGCAGTTGTAACAACGGAACGTCAATTGCTATAAAAAATCTTTTTTATAATACACCCGCAAGAAGAAAATTTCTGAAGAACGATACAATAGAATTGTCGCATATAATTGAAGAATTTCAGAGAGTAGCTTTAATAAACTATAATATTTCTTTTACATTACATTCGAACAACAAAGAGATTTTTCATCTCGAAAAAAATAATTTCAAACAAAGAATTGTTTCCATCTTCGGTTCGGGCTGTAATAACCGCATATTGCCACTTGAGGAAGAAACATCAATTGCAAAAATCTACGGATTTATTGGTAAACCCGAATTTGCAAAAGCTAAAAGAGGAGAACAATATTTTTTTGTTAACAATAGATTTGTTAAACATCCTTACTTGCATCATGCTGTTCAAAAATCGTTTCTGGATTTAATTTCAACAGATAAATTTCCATCTTACTTTTTAAACATTGTTGTAAACCCTAAAATTATTGATGTAAACATTCATCCCACAAAAACAGAAATAAAATTTGAAGATGAAAAAATAATGTATTCACTAATGTTGTCGGCGGTAAAACAGGTGATAGGAAAATTTCATCTCGCACCAATGCTTGATTTTCAGGCGGAAAATATTTCTGCAATTCCACATATTCCTGCTAATACCCCTATTGTTAACCCCGGAATAAACATAAATACTGGTTACAATCCTTTTATTACTGAAAAGAAAACTGCTCAAAAGAATGAGGAAATTAATGCTGAGAAATCGTTTTATCAGGAAAAACAAAATCTTAAAAACTGGGAAAAGCTGTATCGGGTAGCAACCGAAACTAAAGAGAAAACCGAAACTAAAGAGAAAACCGAAACTGCACAGCAGTCAATAAGTACTGGAAACAATTTTAATATTCCTGAAGTTACCGATAAAAATATTTTTCAACTTCATAATAAATATATTCTGGCGCATGTAAAGTCAGGACTCATGGTTATTGACCAGCAAGCTGCACATGAAAGAATACTTTATGAAAAATTTCTGAATTCATTTAAAAATCATGCAACAAACTCACAGCAATTGCTTTTTCCTAAAACAATTGAATTATCATCTGCTGATTTTGAAATTGTATCAATATTAAAAGAAGACCTTCAAAACTTAGGTTTTGAAATCGGCGATTTCGGAAAAAATTCATTAATTGTTTACGGTGTTCCAGTTGAAGTTCTAAACGATGATATCGAAAAGCTTTTTGAGGAAATAATAGGGCAGTATAAAATAAATTCATCGGTTTATGCCGAAAAATATGAAAATCTGGCTGCATCACTCGCAAGAAAAGCTTCGGTGAAATATGGTAAATCCCTTTCGCAGGATGAAATGCTGGGGTTGATAGAGCAGTTGTTTTCATGCGAAATTTCGGGTTACTCACCTTCGGGAAAAATAACTGCGACAATAATTAATATTGAAGAAATAGATAATAAATTTATAAAAAAATAA
- a CDS encoding rhomboid family intramembrane serine protease → MDYYRPQQFRILPPVVKNLLIINAIFFIATISMEKMNIDLIDKLGLHYFSSEKFHPYQLITYMFMHGSFMHIFYNMFAVWMFGSAIENVWGTRRFLTFYIVTGLGAAFTHYVVVYFEMHPTLMAINDFLNNPTNDSLKSFMASSNFHISSENIAGTTNEFIAKYNLLLSEGNKTAALQSAVNFMSEYKTEFLNAPVVVGASGALFGLLLAFGMMFPNSLIFIYFLLPIKAKYFVIIYGAIELFSGFSKISGDNVAHFAHLGGMLFGYLLIIFWKKRNMYD, encoded by the coding sequence ATGGACTATTATCGACCACAACAATTCAGAATACTTCCGCCGGTTGTAAAGAATTTACTTATCATTAATGCTATTTTCTTTATTGCTACAATCAGCATGGAAAAGATGAACATTGACCTGATTGACAAACTTGGGCTTCATTATTTTAGTTCCGAAAAATTTCATCCATATCAGCTTATAACATATATGTTCATGCACGGTAGTTTTATGCATATTTTTTACAACATGTTTGCTGTATGGATGTTCGGGAGTGCAATTGAAAACGTTTGGGGAACAAGACGTTTCCTTACATTTTATATTGTAACCGGTCTTGGTGCTGCTTTTACACATTATGTTGTCGTTTATTTTGAAATGCATCCGACATTAATGGCAATAAATGATTTTCTAAATAATCCGACAAATGATAGTCTGAAAAGTTTCATGGCTTCATCAAACTTTCATATTTCTTCAGAAAACATTGCGGGAACTACAAACGAATTTATTGCAAAATATAATTTGCTTCTGAGTGAAGGCAATAAAACTGCTGCATTACAGTCGGCTGTTAACTTTATGTCGGAATATAAAACCGAATTTTTGAATGCACCTGTTGTGGTGGGTGCTTCGGGAGCTTTGTTCGGATTGCTGCTTGCATTTGGCATGATGTTTCCGAATTCTCTTATTTTTATTTATTTTTTGCTGCCTATAAAAGCAAAATACTTTGTAATTATATACGGAGCAATAGAACTATTTTCGGGATTTTCAAAAATATCTGGCGACAATGTCGCTCACTTTGCACACCTCGGAGGAATGTTGTTCGGATATTTACTTATAATATTCTGGAAAAAAAGAAATATGTATGATTGA
- a CDS encoding WbqC family protein — protein sequence MEQSNNKIQAIFPTAFLPPVQYFRLMAKHQTIFIEKHETFPKQTIRNRYYIYTSNGMLLLSVPLKERKNNSQTKDIKISYDTNWIKTHLKTIESAYNNSPFYEFYSDKLISIYSLKQPFLLDFNNTLVNWLTGILEIQVEIKHTDLFEKKYANETADYRNSFNPKDKTFFSLKNISDKNYKQVFDEKYDFIPNLSIIDLIFNVGPDAKKII from the coding sequence ATGGAACAATCTAATAATAAAATTCAAGCAATTTTTCCAACTGCATTTCTTCCGCCGGTTCAGTATTTTCGGCTCATGGCAAAACACCAAACCATTTTTATAGAAAAACACGAAACCTTTCCCAAGCAAACTATTCGCAATCGTTATTATATTTATACATCAAACGGAATGTTACTTTTGAGTGTTCCTTTGAAGGAAAGAAAAAATAATTCACAAACAAAAGATATAAAAATTTCTTATGACACAAATTGGATTAAAACTCATTTGAAAACAATAGAATCAGCTTATAATAATTCCCCTTTTTATGAATTTTACAGTGATAAATTAATTTCAATTTATAGCTTAAAACAACCTTTTCTTCTCGATTTCAATAACACTCTCGTGAATTGGCTTACGGGAATATTAGAAATACAGGTTGAAATAAAACATACGGATTTATTTGAAAAAAAATATGCAAACGAAACCGCCGATTACAGGAATTCATTCAATCCTAAGGATAAAACTTTTTTTTCTTTAAAAAATATTTCCGATAAAAACTACAAGCAGGTTTTTGATGAGAAGTATGATTTTATTCCGAACTTAAGTATTATTGACCTTATATTTAATGTGGGACCTGATGCAAAAAAAATTATTTAG